One window of Legionella pneumophila subsp. pneumophila str. Philadelphia 1 genomic DNA carries:
- the sdhA gene encoding Dot/Icm T4SS effector SdhA: protein MISEKIKLLESFKQNQFSKLIEKINSKILATLKSGHFNPRLAPYLEKMNKDGVPFTNFDLDPENISQIKKLINALYHARLAFLDLENIDIGNIKRTIPDLKLLYSNTIHQAYQAGYLITNLDVDLQEMFKEEIDLILPVIGKLQAFAGEHQECTKRLAESWKDFPISYKAGEVTGIALEQMQPRTGDWDYQFLTQFSAVLPGYIEKLTQYIQQYSSQIKEKEPTLNNEKLEELQNASLKLLNDLEHLKGNDFFISLKVLKYIHIIRNIITLATSSVEQMGHFSDSSQDVIRDNLAQLKYVVLPTLFGLVDKIEDNAMLKPGTLSIPLMEKIKPLYQLLIYYASKPVNFKEKGEELLSIEDSRFLALRLERTYQRIDEANKALFKIQKAQEALDNFYKILDTPPYNKQPIHQLPKEIKNQLITYYKIISPYMMDVDPDLNILLIDSFQGPESWSSYLKKPWRWLRGTLPADHASFVLAQKEALQTLISKKKATQQFHIELNRDLIESVHKQTNLVLFPYSEKTNVFLLDETKALNPANGATDKLKFRPEKGHNILVNPEDLTSEQALDLYQWYRNKREKFRVASKAYNEFITLLKKQTKTIAETEGRILHLNNLDKETKTRCRNLYNIFQPYFIDGIPPELRASAISFDKFLVHSFSNESSTYDAPAVDLFEKLDEHFQIYFTEIDLQWGKKSNQYLKWAQEKFASENNSTELEHDEKLESRAHHLIKHTNFSKCIHEFRTELNQVISFFNNAMRAQLKQQPNGIPYPELQDHNKELAQSEQVVAIKRIFNSLYHVEKIVVELEKLDTRSYESIYVYHLIQAYDHINEIKKLALKLAVDPHFKLIASELLEKAQTLIATIQEHSDAYQVSPLEVPYNQDIKYNALWYTLNAFYISPKHIRSLRNTNYLTTEELNDLHLKAKKATVTVENIIKSSNSYFKLFLQTPAMYSLYREMTNKLNEFISTSHDAVMNNLDQFRSKIFTPMLMEADAWEDKLGLVPGTISGPLKTITDEYYKGLLHPLALHSKAHIRMICDKTPIDQRIKTTNKKLENATQHLDKIEKNYKHIIKLYEIIKTKGGKTTDDELIETYKKALYKLVKLQKRLPQNTDPDPKDYELDTLLNSELKEYEPKLTLIKPLIISSYHHYEGLKATYLMKANTAREKLTYLKELRSTQEQEDLLYIEEYTTESFNKQLDAFCNRHIGLQYTDKEYRTKLREYLLTFKESIIQRSKSAEDINLTIKNLLKEKIKNFERDNFEKYYHLDAVRVALAQFKNYFSLSTAAIEQNNSTFESEETLAKKTELINKLVDISEDGTLTPKERVDQISFHVKNPNFERIIMDYKQESYFSFTYLKQCILSLLEALCLYTPERRKLFNNLESSVKTQPKINELTKRFGLFAGNESAISSESRAITPVSSVENNGTIELNQLAPSA, encoded by the coding sequence ATGATTTCAGAAAAGATCAAGCTTTTAGAATCCTTTAAGCAAAACCAATTCTCTAAATTAATTGAAAAAATTAATTCAAAAATCCTTGCGACTTTAAAAAGTGGACATTTCAACCCCAGACTGGCCCCCTACTTGGAAAAAATGAATAAAGACGGGGTTCCATTCACCAATTTTGATCTTGATCCGGAAAATATTTCTCAAATCAAGAAACTCATTAACGCCCTTTACCATGCCCGTTTAGCTTTTCTGGATTTAGAGAATATTGACATAGGGAACATCAAACGAACTATCCCCGATCTCAAATTACTTTATAGCAACACGATTCACCAGGCCTATCAAGCCGGTTATCTAATCACTAACCTCGATGTTGATTTGCAGGAAATGTTCAAGGAAGAGATTGATCTTATTCTCCCTGTCATTGGAAAATTACAAGCTTTTGCTGGTGAACACCAGGAATGCACCAAGCGTTTGGCAGAGTCTTGGAAGGATTTTCCTATAAGCTATAAAGCAGGAGAAGTTACAGGCATTGCCTTAGAGCAAATGCAACCGAGAACAGGAGATTGGGATTACCAATTCCTCACTCAATTCAGTGCCGTATTACCTGGTTATATAGAAAAATTAACTCAATACATTCAACAATACTCTTCGCAAATCAAAGAAAAAGAGCCTACCCTAAATAATGAAAAGCTGGAAGAATTACAAAACGCATCATTAAAATTACTAAATGACCTGGAACATCTGAAAGGGAATGACTTTTTTATATCCCTTAAAGTTTTAAAATACATTCACATTATCCGTAATATCATCACATTGGCGACAAGCTCTGTTGAACAAATGGGACATTTCAGCGATTCATCCCAGGATGTCATTCGTGATAATTTGGCTCAATTAAAATACGTTGTATTACCTACTTTATTTGGATTAGTAGATAAAATTGAAGACAATGCCATGCTGAAGCCTGGCACACTGTCCATTCCGTTAATGGAAAAAATCAAACCTCTATACCAACTTTTAATTTATTACGCATCCAAACCCGTCAATTTCAAAGAAAAAGGAGAAGAGTTACTCAGTATAGAGGACTCCCGTTTTCTCGCTTTAAGACTGGAAAGAACATATCAACGAATTGATGAAGCTAACAAAGCCCTTTTTAAAATTCAAAAAGCGCAAGAAGCTCTGGATAATTTTTACAAAATATTGGACACCCCCCCCTATAATAAGCAACCCATACATCAATTACCGAAAGAAATTAAAAACCAACTGATTACATATTACAAAATAATCAGTCCTTATATGATGGATGTGGATCCTGATCTCAATATTTTGTTGATCGATAGTTTTCAGGGCCCGGAATCCTGGTCTTCTTATTTAAAGAAGCCGTGGCGTTGGTTAAGAGGCACTCTTCCTGCCGATCACGCCAGTTTTGTTTTAGCGCAAAAGGAAGCATTACAAACTTTAATTAGCAAAAAGAAAGCCACTCAACAATTTCATATCGAATTGAATAGAGACCTTATCGAATCTGTTCACAAACAAACAAATCTGGTTTTATTTCCTTATAGTGAAAAAACGAATGTCTTTCTTCTAGATGAGACAAAAGCACTAAACCCTGCTAATGGCGCTACGGACAAACTAAAATTCAGGCCAGAGAAAGGACATAATATACTGGTTAATCCTGAGGATTTAACATCTGAACAGGCTCTTGACCTCTATCAATGGTATAGAAACAAACGTGAAAAATTCAGAGTTGCCAGCAAAGCATATAACGAATTTATTACCTTATTAAAAAAGCAAACCAAGACAATCGCTGAAACGGAAGGCAGGATTCTCCATTTAAATAATCTTGATAAAGAGACCAAAACTCGCTGCCGTAATTTATATAATATATTTCAACCTTATTTTATCGATGGGATACCTCCTGAACTCAGAGCTTCCGCAATAAGTTTTGACAAATTTTTGGTCCATTCCTTTTCTAATGAGTCATCCACCTATGATGCTCCGGCAGTTGACCTGTTTGAAAAACTGGATGAACATTTTCAAATTTATTTTACAGAAATTGATTTACAATGGGGTAAAAAGAGTAATCAATATTTAAAATGGGCCCAGGAAAAATTTGCCAGTGAAAATAACTCAACCGAACTTGAACATGATGAAAAACTGGAAAGCAGAGCCCATCATTTAATTAAACATACCAATTTCTCTAAATGCATACATGAGTTCAGAACGGAGCTTAATCAAGTCATTTCGTTTTTTAATAATGCGATGAGGGCACAATTAAAACAACAACCCAATGGAATACCTTACCCTGAATTGCAAGATCACAACAAAGAACTTGCCCAGAGTGAACAGGTTGTTGCGATAAAACGCATATTCAATAGCCTCTATCATGTTGAAAAGATTGTTGTTGAACTGGAAAAACTCGACACCAGAAGTTACGAAAGCATTTATGTCTATCATTTAATACAAGCATATGATCACATTAATGAAATTAAGAAATTAGCGCTAAAACTCGCTGTTGATCCTCATTTTAAGCTCATAGCAAGCGAGTTACTGGAAAAAGCGCAAACTCTTATTGCAACAATACAAGAACACAGTGATGCGTATCAGGTATCCCCCTTAGAAGTACCTTATAACCAGGATATTAAATACAATGCTCTCTGGTATACACTCAATGCTTTTTATATTTCGCCAAAACACATTAGAAGTTTAAGAAATACCAACTATCTCACGACAGAAGAACTCAACGACTTACACTTAAAGGCAAAAAAAGCAACCGTTACTGTAGAAAATATCATTAAAAGTTCAAACTCCTATTTCAAATTATTCTTACAAACGCCTGCCATGTATTCTCTCTATAGAGAAATGACGAACAAACTGAATGAGTTTATTAGCACATCACATGACGCCGTAATGAATAATCTGGATCAATTCCGCTCCAAGATTTTTACACCCATGCTGATGGAAGCGGACGCATGGGAAGATAAATTAGGATTGGTACCAGGCACTATCTCAGGACCATTAAAAACAATAACGGATGAATATTATAAAGGCCTGTTACATCCTTTAGCGCTGCATTCCAAAGCACATATTCGAATGATATGTGATAAAACACCAATAGATCAAAGAATAAAAACAACGAATAAAAAACTCGAAAATGCAACACAACATTTGGATAAAATAGAAAAAAATTATAAACATATCATCAAGCTATATGAAATTATCAAAACAAAAGGTGGCAAAACCACTGATGATGAATTAATCGAAACTTATAAAAAAGCTCTGTACAAATTGGTAAAACTACAAAAGAGATTACCCCAGAATACAGATCCTGATCCTAAAGATTATGAATTAGACACTCTTTTAAATTCAGAGCTGAAAGAGTATGAACCTAAATTAACGCTCATTAAGCCTCTCATTATCTCAAGCTACCATCATTATGAAGGCTTAAAAGCCACTTATCTTATGAAAGCAAATACTGCCAGAGAAAAGTTGACTTATCTTAAAGAGTTACGATCGACTCAGGAACAAGAAGATCTCCTTTATATAGAAGAATACACTACAGAATCATTTAATAAACAATTAGATGCTTTCTGCAACCGTCATATAGGTTTACAATACACTGACAAGGAATATCGCACAAAACTTAGAGAATATTTACTGACTTTCAAAGAAAGTATTATTCAACGCTCAAAATCCGCAGAAGATATTAATTTAACTATAAAAAATTTGCTAAAGGAAAAAATTAAAAATTTTGAAAGAGATAATTTTGAGAAATATTATCATCTTGATGCAGTAAGAGTCGCTTTAGCTCAATTTAAAAACTACTTTAGTCTTTCTACCGCTGCCATCGAGCAAAATAATTCGACATTTGAAAGCGAAGAGACACTGGCGAAAAAGACAGAGCTCATTAATAAACTGGTTGATATCAGTGAAGATGGAACCCTTACGCCAAAAGAGCGTGTAGACCAAATATCATTCCATGTTAAAAATCCTAATTTTGAAAGAATCATCATGGATTACAAACAGGAAAGCTATTTTAGCTTTACCTATTTAAAACAATGCATCTTATCCTTATTGGAAGCGCTTTGCCTGTACACTCCGGAGAGAAGAAAACTATTTAATAATTTGGAAAGCTCTGTAAAAACCCAGCCTAAAATCAATGAATTGACCAAACGATTTGGATTATTTGCTGGCAATGAGTCAGCTATCTCTAGTGAATCCAGGGCAATTACCCCAGTTTCTTCTGTTGAAAATAATGGAACAATTGAGTTAAACCAATTAGCGCCATCCGCATAA
- a CDS encoding carboxylate-amine ligase, whose protein sequence is MSDFPIFSVLGIEIEYMLVDKESLNVQPKSDLILRALAGHQVNEIELGDIAISNELVLHVLELKNNGPKPLHVPVAEHFQKTIRELQPLLAQHNLLLLPTGAHPWMDPNTETIRWPHGNHDIYNQFNSIFNCQGHGWANLQSMHVNLPYSNEEEFCQLHNATRLILPLLPAIAASTPFLDGQATGLLDSRLYFYSRNQQRIPSISGDIIPEFIRTEREYQEQILEPMYRDISPYDPEGILQYQWLNSRAAIPKFDMKAIEIRILDSQECVEADIAIAKAINAILKYWQSTSNFYLDNPCDTKSLKYVFDETIKNGLSCHIDNKRLLEQWQLPLQGMSVNTIWSLLIERISHELDRKQQLALELILKQGNLSERILKACSSCVNHDSLKQVYTQLAHCLLRNEQFTP, encoded by the coding sequence ATGTCTGATTTTCCTATTTTTTCTGTCTTGGGGATTGAAATAGAATATATGCTGGTGGATAAAGAGAGTTTAAATGTCCAACCTAAAAGCGATCTTATTCTAAGGGCTTTGGCAGGTCATCAGGTTAATGAAATAGAATTAGGAGACATTGCGATAAGCAATGAATTAGTATTGCATGTCCTTGAGTTAAAAAATAATGGTCCCAAACCACTACATGTTCCAGTAGCTGAACATTTCCAGAAAACCATTAGAGAGCTCCAGCCCCTTCTTGCTCAACACAATTTATTGCTATTACCTACTGGCGCTCATCCCTGGATGGACCCAAATACTGAAACAATTCGCTGGCCTCATGGTAACCATGATATCTATAATCAATTTAATTCAATTTTCAATTGCCAGGGACATGGCTGGGCAAACTTGCAAAGTATGCATGTCAACCTGCCTTATTCCAATGAAGAAGAATTTTGTCAATTGCATAACGCCACACGCTTGATTTTACCTTTATTACCCGCCATTGCGGCAAGTACTCCATTCCTTGATGGCCAAGCTACAGGATTACTGGATTCTCGCTTGTACTTTTATAGTCGCAATCAGCAACGCATTCCCTCCATCAGCGGCGATATTATTCCTGAGTTTATTAGAACAGAAAGGGAATACCAGGAACAAATTCTCGAACCCATGTATCGAGACATTAGCCCTTATGATCCCGAAGGTATATTACAATATCAATGGCTAAATTCTCGTGCTGCAATTCCCAAGTTTGACATGAAGGCTATTGAAATTCGCATTCTTGACAGCCAGGAATGTGTAGAAGCAGACATTGCCATAGCAAAAGCAATCAATGCCATTTTAAAATACTGGCAAAGCACCTCGAATTTTTATCTTGATAATCCATGCGACACCAAGAGTTTAAAATACGTTTTTGATGAAACCATAAAAAACGGATTAAGTTGTCATATCGATAACAAACGATTACTGGAGCAATGGCAATTACCCCTTCAAGGGATGTCAGTCAATACCATCTGGTCACTATTGATCGAAAGAATTAGTCATGAACTGGATAGGAAACAGCAACTGGCTCTTGAACTTATTTTAAAACAGGGAAATTTGAGTGAAAGAATCCTCAAGGCTTGTAGCTCCTGTGTCAATCATGATTCTTTAAAACAAGTGTATACGCAATTAGCCCATTGTTTGCTTCGTAATGAACAATTTACCCCCTGA
- a CDS encoding RimK family protein, with translation MQTVIVTDDLDSWSFLSELAPIVHALEYLSGDEYHQNKSFRVINLCRSYNYQSIGYYVSLLAQARDHKALPSVHSIQDVLNVSLSKLISQDTHEEIQHSLHDIKGNEFVLSLYFGQNLAKRYATLAKQLHGLFPLPLIRFYLEKKKQWRIKTVVPLSLSDVPEHHLEFMRQSAENYLSKKRVHQWRKKQRFHDLAILVDPSEPNAPSNKKALELFVSCGEELGLNVDIIDKNEAKAIAEYDALFIRATTSVNHYTYRVSRRAAQENLVVIDDPQSIIKCSNKVYLAELLSSHQIMTPDTLFISKYDKELPKIEFPCVLKKPDSAFSHGVVKIDDEKSLQKSLNQFFKNSDLVVVQPFIPTEFDWRIGILDNKALFACRYFMAKGHWQIYDWHCQEENKEGDSETLPLHEVPEQIIKIALKSTRLIGDGLYGVDIKSHGNKYYVIEVNDNPNIDHGLEDKILGQNLYEQIMSVFLQRIRRKHGYV, from the coding sequence ATGCAAACAGTTATTGTTACTGATGATCTGGATAGCTGGTCTTTTTTAAGTGAGCTTGCCCCGATAGTACATGCCTTGGAATATCTTAGTGGGGATGAGTATCATCAAAATAAATCATTTCGGGTCATTAACTTATGCCGATCTTATAATTACCAATCGATTGGCTATTATGTATCTTTACTTGCACAAGCCCGTGATCACAAAGCATTACCCTCTGTACACAGTATTCAGGATGTTTTAAACGTCAGTTTATCCAAACTGATCTCTCAGGATACTCATGAAGAAATACAACACAGTCTCCACGATATCAAAGGCAATGAATTTGTTTTAAGCCTCTATTTTGGCCAAAATCTGGCAAAGCGATATGCAACATTGGCAAAACAACTCCATGGTCTTTTTCCTTTACCACTCATTCGCTTTTATCTGGAAAAGAAAAAGCAATGGCGAATTAAAACGGTAGTTCCTTTGTCTTTGTCGGATGTACCAGAGCATCATCTGGAGTTTATGCGCCAATCAGCTGAAAATTATTTATCAAAAAAGAGAGTTCATCAATGGCGTAAAAAACAACGATTTCATGATTTGGCCATTCTTGTCGACCCCTCCGAACCCAATGCCCCATCCAATAAAAAAGCCCTTGAACTTTTTGTTTCTTGTGGTGAGGAACTGGGATTAAACGTTGACATCATAGATAAAAATGAAGCAAAAGCAATCGCTGAATACGACGCTCTTTTTATCAGAGCAACTACTTCCGTTAATCATTATACTTATCGCGTGTCACGACGCGCAGCCCAGGAGAATTTGGTCGTTATTGATGACCCACAATCTATAATTAAATGCTCCAACAAAGTTTATCTTGCAGAGCTCTTAAGCAGTCATCAAATCATGACGCCAGACACCTTATTCATCAGCAAATATGATAAGGAATTACCCAAGATTGAATTCCCCTGTGTTTTAAAAAAACCTGACAGCGCCTTTTCTCATGGCGTGGTTAAAATAGATGATGAAAAATCTTTACAAAAATCTCTTAACCAGTTTTTTAAAAATTCTGATTTGGTAGTGGTTCAACCGTTTATACCGACTGAATTTGATTGGCGCATCGGCATCCTTGATAATAAAGCACTTTTTGCCTGCCGCTATTTTATGGCAAAAGGTCACTGGCAAATCTATGATTGGCATTGCCAGGAAGAAAATAAAGAGGGGGATAGTGAAACACTACCCCTTCATGAAGTGCCAGAGCAGATTATTAAAATAGCTCTGAAAAGTACACGTTTGATTGGTGACGGATTATATGGTGTCGATATAAAAAGTCATGGCAATAAATACTACGTTATAGAAGTGAACGATAATCCCAATATTGATCATGGCCTTGAAGATAAAATACTAGGCCAAAATCTGTATGAGCAGATCATGAGTGTCTTCTTACAACGAATTCGCAGGAAACATGGTTATGTCTGA
- a CDS encoding N-formylglutamate amidohydrolase, protein MNNLPPDIMKNIALLISCEHAVNTVPYEYQTLFEPHKDILESHRGIDFGALEIAQSIHKNNPCSLFQATCTRLLVDCNRSINHPHCFSEITKNLSSDKKKKILDEFYLPFRNRVMDHIHQLISQGLQVWHLSTHSFTPVMNNIIRMTDIGLLYDPRSNSEKILARQWQKEIKILHPQLKVRMNYPYKGISDGFTTSLRKKYSHHEYIGIELEVNQKLVFHNHSLDALKNTLPLSVSNTIKAYQKSER, encoded by the coding sequence ATGAACAATTTACCCCCTGATATAATGAAAAATATAGCCCTTCTAATCAGTTGTGAACATGCTGTCAATACAGTTCCCTATGAATATCAAACCCTGTTTGAACCTCATAAAGACATATTAGAATCTCATAGAGGCATTGATTTTGGTGCGCTAGAAATTGCACAATCGATTCATAAAAACAACCCTTGCAGTTTGTTTCAAGCCACCTGTACAAGGCTCTTGGTTGATTGCAATAGGAGTATCAATCATCCCCATTGTTTTTCTGAGATTACAAAAAATTTATCATCGGACAAAAAGAAAAAAATACTGGATGAATTCTATTTGCCGTTTCGCAATCGCGTCATGGACCACATTCACCAACTGATTAGCCAAGGACTGCAAGTTTGGCATCTGTCCACACACAGTTTTACTCCTGTAATGAACAACATCATTCGCATGACTGACATTGGCCTTCTATATGACCCTCGGAGTAATTCAGAAAAAATCTTGGCCAGACAATGGCAAAAAGAAATCAAAATACTCCACCCCCAATTAAAAGTACGTATGAATTATCCTTATAAAGGAATCAGTGATGGCTTTACTACATCCTTGCGTAAAAAATACAGTCATCATGAATACATAGGCATTGAACTGGAGGTCAATCAAAAACTTGTCTTTCACAACCACAGCCTGGACGCACTCAAAAATACACTGCCATTGAGCGTATCAAACACGATTAAGGCTTATCAAAAATCAGAGAGGTAA